AAAAGCGTACAACCACGGTTTCTCTCTTGTTAAATACATCTCTGAAACATACGGTTACGAAAAAGTAGTATCACTGCTGCGTGAAAGTTCAAAAGCAGCAAGATTCAATTTTGACAGATCCATAAAAGAGGTGCTTGGGATTTCATCAAAGAAACTCTACAGAGAGTGGAAGAACTCTCTTGTGGTTCGGTATAAGGGACAGATAAAAGAGATCGGCGAACAAGTTTACGGACGCAAGATCAGCAGGGATGGATTTGAGCATGCGTGGCCCAGGTTTTCCCCTGACGGCAGCAAGGTTTATTTTCTGTCAAACGGAAAGAACGAATACGGACGAAAACAGCTTTGCCTTTTTCCTGTCTCAGATACAGTAGATACAACCGGCATTCGGAATCCGGTTTTCCCGACGGGCGGTTTTTACAACATTCATCCGGGCAGCGGGAAAATCTGCTATATCAGCAATATAAGCAAAAAATCAGAGCTTCCACCGAAAAAGGGTGGTGTAAAAGTTCTCGATCTTTTTATTGATACACTTCCTTCCTGGAAAAAAGATTTCAAACTCTTCAAAAAGAAAACAATGCGCCAGGTTACAGAGAAACAATCCGTCTTCAGCGCATCATTCTCCCCCGATGGGAAACACTTGGCGTATTCACGCAGAAACGTAGACAGGTTTTATCTGGCATTGACCGATACAGCCGGAAAAGTACAGAAGATTCTTTACCCTAACCCTGATTCAGATTCAGAACAGATTTCATTTATATACAGCATCGACTGGTCACCCGACGGCAAAAGTATTGCATTCAGTTATTTTGAGAAAGAAACTCGTAATATAGGCATTTTTGACACGCTGACACGGACCTGCCGTATTCTGCCCGATTCAGGCTGTGACGAGAGAGATCCGGTTTTCAGTCCTGACGGGAAATACCTTTATTATTCATCAGACCGCACAGGCATATTCAATATCTACAGATACGATTTACAAAGCGGGATTATCGAGCAGGTAACCAATGTTTCCGGCGGAGCATTCCAGCCGTCAATATCACCTGACGGCACCAGGATGGCATATACCGGTTATGACAAGGACGGGTTCGGTATTTATGTCATAGACACAATCAAAGCGACAGGAAAATCGCAAACTGCTGTTGCCCTGAATGACAGGAGAGTTAAAGTTGACACCTTGAAAGATGTCAGCATGAGCGCCCCCCGTCCGTATCAATGGATGCCTCGCCAGCTTCTCATATCACCCATCCTTATGGCAGAACAACTTGTTACAGAAAAGGACAATTCACAGCAGGGCGTTACAACTGTCAAGATGGGAGCAGTGTTCAACCTGATCGAACCGCTCACCCTTTCAGGAGCCGGCTCGGAAATCGGCGCTTTTTTCTTTCTTGAACCGAAACGTCTCTTTGATTTCATCGCCCCGGACCAGGGTGGAATCAATACAAAAGCCAATTACGATGTTGGGGTTTTCGGTGTCACACAAGTCCTTCCTCTTACACTTTCATTTGATTACATGCTGAGAGGAATCGCCGATATCGATGAGTTTTTCGATGAAACGGAAGAGAGTGTACTGGAACTCCCGTATAATATGCAGCTTCATAACATGAACCTCCTGATTTCTCACTATTTCGGCGGTTCATATGCGGAGCTTCGTAACTTCCTGGCCCTTAGCCTGCTTTTGGGTGCCAATATCTACAATGTAAACATGAATCTGGAAGATCTCCGTGACATAGGAGTCTTCTATTACAATCTCAGTAAAGGGTTCAGAATCGGTGCGATGGGAACGATGGGATTCGTTGTTCGCGAACCGAAGATGAATATCTCACCCAGGGGACTTGCAGCAAAACTGCAATACGATTTCTGGAGACAGAATTCTCTCAAAGAGGAAAACAGCTTTGACCCCAACAGCAGCATGCCTAAAGAATTGTATGACAAGTACCTCTTCCAGCAGATACTGGGACATGCGAAGATGGGAATTGCAGCACCCTGGTATGGTAAACATGACCTTCACTTTGACATGTTGGGAACTTACCTCAATGTCTTAAAGCAGGATCAGGAACAGGTATTGCCATCTTTTTATCTCCCAGGCACCTGGATTCCCGGTTATGCCTACTATTATCGTGATCAAAAGATAAAACATATTGATGATCAGGACACTGTGATGATCACCGAAGACACGCTGGTTGTTACAGGAAAAGCGGTTATAAGCGCTGAGGCATCGTACAGGTTTCCACTATGGCCGGGTCTGATTGACAAAAAAATTGGTTTTCTTTATCTGGAAAGGCTTTACGGATGCATCAATGTGGGTGCCGGAGCAGGATGGGACAGGCCTCAGGAGTTTTTCCAGTTCAACCGGGAAGACTGGCTGCTTTATTTTGGTCTGGAAATGCGTCTGGAAGCTATCACATTCAGCAGCTATCCTCTTGCTCTTAAATTCCGATGGGATCGGGGCTTAGATCTGGCGCCACCGCTCGGAGGTAACCGGTTCTCTTTCTCTCTGGGTTACGATTTTGACAACTGGTCCAATATTCTTCAGCCCGACTATCGGAAGCAGTTTAGATTATCCAACCGCTATTAAAGGACTCCGGGATAATAGAAACGAAATTCCTCCAGAAGCTTATATACTGAGACCTGCCCCGGAGCAACAGGACGGGTGATGTACCCGTATGTAAAGAGAGAACCGAAAAGCGGAGCTATAATTCTGGACACAGTTCCAACTGCCCCCATGGCAATCGTGACAAGCGGCTCATCACAATCCTCAGTAAATCTCAACAGTTTCCGTACATCTTCCAGTGACAGAGCCATAGTGGCAATCTTTACAATTTGCGCTCCCTGTCCCAGAGCCCTTTCAACAATCATCTGCAGATCAGTGAACGATGGGGTATTTATAAAGTTGTGCTCAGAGACCATGATAGTCTTCCCTTCGGCAAGTCTCCTTACCTCATCGGAAATCCCGCATCCCAACTCTATGTCCACACAATCAACAAAGGGCATTATCTGCCGGAAAAAGCCCACCCGTGAATCCCTGTTGGAATCGTTTTCTCTGATCGTGCCAATAGTGGGCATAAGGAGAGAATCCCTGACTTCCTTCATATACTGAGTTACTTCATTTATCGGCCTGTTGAAACAATCGACTCTGATCTCAAGCAGCCCTACCCCCTCCTGTTTGAGTTCCTGGATCTTTTCAAGTGGAATCTTTTCATCAATGATTGCCGCAATGATGGGTTTAGTTCCAAGTTCAAGGTCACCTATTTTGAGCATTAAGATCTCCTTTCAGGGGCTGTTCTGGGGAAAGGGTATGTCGGAAAATATAATTTACCTCTGGGGTGAAATAGTGACTTAAGGCATGAAGTCAAAAAATCACCTCTGAGATGAAAGAATAACTTAAAATGTTAAATTAAAAAGCCGACTCCGAGGTAAAGGTTAAATTACCTCGGAGATGAATTTGAGACTTTGGTCCTTTATGGATCGATCATCACCTCTTTTAAAAAAACAGTGCCAGGTTATGAATTACCTCTGATGTGAATTAATGACTATACGCTGAATCAAAAAATCATCTCTGGGGTAAATTATTGACTTATACTGTTAAGTTAAAAAAATCACCTCTGAGGAAATTTAATAACTCAAAATGACGATTTAATCCTTTGAAATCACAAAATCACCTCTGAAGTGATTTTGTGACCTAAGCCATTGACCTCTCTGAGGTGAGTGGTTATCAGTTTTTTTCTTTCAGGTTACGGGGAGCTTTAGCATTCGCGCGGCACTTTTATCCAGATATTCTGCGAGCCCCTCCGGAATGCGTTTCATCATCCCTGCCTCTTCCCACACCTCGGGACTTTCCATACACAGGTAGAGTGTTATATCCGCACAGTGTCTATTAAACTCATCAACCATTGCACGGTAGAGAGCTACTCTGAGAGGTCTGAAATATCGCAGTTTCCCGTCAACACCAGAGATCATCTCTCCAGAAAACAAAGGAAGGTGTTCGCCCTTTTTTTTAAGAAAGGTTTTCAGTGATGGCATCGAGCGGAATCCACCCATACTTATCCAGGCGATTTTCTCCGGATCCGATACAGTCCGAAAGATCGCTTTTACCACATCCCTGTACTCCTGCTCCCAATTATCATAGATAAACATGGGATCGAAATGGAAGGCAACAAAAAAACCCATCTCAATGCATCTTGCTGCAGCATCGAGGCGCTGCTGAAGTGATGCGGTACCCTTTTCCATGCACCTGATCATCTCAGGAGTATTAAGAGAAAAGCCAATTATGGCTTTTTCCGGAATTTTTATCCGGGACAGAGCAGAGATATCCGAGCTTTTAGTCTTGAACTCCACAATCACGTTTGGATAAGGCTGAAGCAAAGAAGCGATTTTTTCGGCCACTCCGAATTTCTTTTCAGAAAAAAGGCTGTCACCAAACTCCCCGGTCCCAAAACGGATTATATCCTCTCTGCCATCGAGCCTGCTTTTTATCTCCCTCTCCAAGTCATCCAGGTTCTCAAACAGAACCTGGCACTGATAGGGGAAGTAAGCCTGCAGGATACAGTATCTGCAGTACATACCGCATCCGGTTGACGGGGTAATTATCTGATAACCGCAGCAGAGATATTCAGATGTTCCGGGACAGGGTTTCCAGAACTCTCCCCTGTTTCTTGCAGTGATCACAGCGGCGCGGTTTGAGGCGATTTCCGGAGGAATGTTTTGTAAGTTGTCTATTTGCAGCATTTTGATTTATCCTCACCTTGTTTGAACTGCTGCAGTGAGATTTTCACAGTTCAGCCTTCTAAATATACGTTCATTCATTACTGTCCGGTATCGAGGCTAAAACAGGCGTAATTTTACCTCTGAGATTATCTTGTGATTCACCTGTTTAAATCACTGTTCCATCCCGGAGGCACTTGCCTTATTTGATATTTTTCATCCGACTAAAAACCTTAAGCTGCTATTTCATCTCTGAGAAGAATCTGTGACATATTCTTAAGTCACTTTTTCACCCCAGAGATAATTGAGCGATTTCAGGAAACAAAACCGTCAAATTAATAATTCTGGTGGTAGATTCGTAATGCTCCTTACCGCCAATACCGGTGCTGATTTTTGGTAATGTTTATAGATATCGGTTGCAATGTATTATTTTTGCTTATCTGGTTAATCCATGTGGAGGATATAATGCAAAACTCACTTAAGGGACTGATACTGGGGGTGTTGGCAGTACCGGCAATGCTCATATCCGCTCCGATGATTTCCATTGACAATGCGAATTACGATGCCGGGATAATTCATGAGGGAGAGATGAGTTCCCTCAAACATACTTTTAAGGTAAAGAATACCGGAGACAGCACGCTGGTCATAAAGCATGTAAAGCCTGGGTGAGGATGCACAGTGGTCGGGTACGACTCGATCATCCTTCCCGGTCGGGAAGGCAAAATAACTCCGGAGATCAAACTGAGCGGCATTCACAACGGACCTTTCAGGAAAAGTATCACCATTATCTCGAACGCCAAGAACTCACCGAATATGACCATTTCTCTTGGCGGAACGTTAAGGCAGGATATTTATACTCAACAAAGTTATGTCTACCTGAGGTCAAATGATAATAAGCAATTGATAGGGGAAATCACTATAGTCACCAGCAAGAAAGATCTGAAGGTGACTGAGGTACTGTTTAAACCATATTCCTCTTCAGAGGACAATGTTCCTGAATGGCAGAATTCGATGCCAATTTATGCCGGTTTCAGTTTGACCAAGGCAGGTGAACCAAAAGAAGAATTTCAGGAGTATACTCTTTCGATTACTCTGCCTGATTCTGAAAAGGGTAATAAAAGGGGAGGGAATCTTACCATAAAGACCAATCACCCCAAAAAGCGTGAAATAGTTGTAACTGTTCGCTAAGTTACATAAATTTATTTCTGC
The sequence above is drawn from the Fibrobacter sp. genome and encodes:
- a CDS encoding type I 3-dehydroquinate dehydratase, producing MLKIGDLELGTKPIIAAIIDEKIPLEKIQELKQEGVGLLEIRVDCFNRPINEVTQYMKEVRDSLLMPTIGTIRENDSNRDSRVGFFRQIMPFVDCVDIELGCGISDEVRRLAEGKTIMVSEHNFINTPSFTDLQMIVERALGQGAQIVKIATMALSLEDVRKLLRFTEDCDEPLVTIAMGAVGTVSRIIAPLFGSLFTYGYITRPVAPGQVSVYKLLEEFRFYYPGVL
- a CDS encoding DNA photolyase, producing the protein MLQIDNLQNIPPEIASNRAAVITARNRGEFWKPCPGTSEYLCCGYQIITPSTGCGMYCRYCILQAYFPYQCQVLFENLDDLEREIKSRLDGREDIIRFGTGEFGDSLFSEKKFGVAEKIASLLQPYPNVIVEFKTKSSDISALSRIKIPEKAIIGFSLNTPEMIRCMEKGTASLQQRLDAAARCIEMGFFVAFHFDPMFIYDNWEQEYRDVVKAIFRTVSDPEKIAWISMGGFRSMPSLKTFLKKKGEHLPLFSGEMISGVDGKLRYFRPLRVALYRAMVDEFNRHCADITLYLCMESPEVWEEAGMMKRIPEGLAEYLDKSAARMLKLPVT
- a CDS encoding DUF1573 domain-containing protein yields the protein MQNSLKGLILGVLAVPAMLISAPMISIDNANYDAGIIHEGEMSSLKHTFKVKNTGDSTLVIKHVKPG